The following are encoded together in the Pedobacter steynii genome:
- a CDS encoding exopolyphosphatase: MKVAVIDLGTNTFHLIIAELTPQETRICYKTNLPVRLGEGKINENFIIQEAFERGLLALEKFSLIIKEHQVDLVKATATSAIRSAENGINFVKAAKNYAGIDINVISGDEEAAYIFKGVRATGVIDQTALIMDIGGGSTEFILCNQEELLWKKSYNIGAARLMQAFFHSDPITAEDQQDIIRHLDGELGDLKEVLNLYQPQHLIGSAGAFETFAGILYPELNLKEIKYYPISIPAYKVLSATFIASSHTEREKMPGLIRLRVDMIVMASILTDYILSVGNIEQLSLSTYDLKMGVLADLQPLK; the protein is encoded by the coding sequence ATGAAGGTTGCTGTTATTGACCTTGGAACAAATACCTTCCACCTGATCATTGCGGAACTTACACCGCAGGAAACCAGGATATGTTATAAGACCAATCTTCCTGTAAGACTTGGTGAAGGGAAAATTAATGAGAATTTCATCATTCAGGAGGCTTTCGAAAGAGGCCTCCTGGCCCTTGAAAAATTTAGCCTGATTATTAAGGAACATCAGGTGGACCTCGTAAAAGCGACCGCTACCTCTGCTATACGAAGTGCGGAAAACGGGATTAATTTTGTCAAGGCAGCCAAAAATTATGCAGGAATAGACATCAACGTAATTAGTGGCGATGAAGAAGCCGCATACATTTTTAAAGGGGTCAGGGCTACGGGAGTAATCGATCAGACTGCTCTGATAATGGATATCGGAGGAGGGAGTACAGAATTTATCCTCTGCAATCAGGAAGAACTATTATGGAAAAAAAGCTATAATATCGGGGCTGCACGTCTCATGCAGGCATTCTTCCATTCTGATCCGATTACCGCAGAAGACCAACAGGACATTATTCGCCATTTAGATGGGGAATTAGGCGATTTAAAAGAAGTATTGAACTTATATCAACCCCAGCATTTAATTGGCTCAGCGGGCGCTTTTGAGACCTTTGCGGGCATCTTATATCCGGAGTTAAACCTTAAGGAAATCAAGTACTATCCGATCAGCATACCTGCCTATAAAGTATTATCTGCTACTTTCATTGCATCCAGTCATACCGAAAGGGAAAAGATGCCAGGCCTTATCCGCTTAAGGGTAGATATGATTGTTATGGCTTCTATTCTGACCGATTACATTCTTTCCGTGGGAAATATCGAACAACTTAGTTTATCTACCTACGACCTGAAGATGGGCGTACTGGCAGATCTTCAGCCCCTAAAGTAA
- a CDS encoding ABC transporter permease — MNKILLIIQREYLSRVKKKSFIIMTLITPLIIAGFYGLIIYFSIQGVKGTFNKVAVVNHNKSLTEKLNPTKNIGYTYVSESLEEMKASLKTAKYDYILYLPEFSINSPKGIQLIGNKQAGLSLSNRVSGDIEELIRTQKLKASGISQTDLDGLKTDVNIDTKKIGETGKEEDSSAGASTIIGTAAGILMFMFILLYGIQVMRGVIEEKTSRIIEVMISSVKPFQLMMGKIIGIALVGLTQFILWIVLTASISTLAVTAFVGKDTLQQTAVASAAVKAKDGTSISAGMNSQADSPVLAMQKSLASLDLTKIILVFIFFFIGGYLFYSALYAAIGSAVDSETETQQFMMPVMMPLLVGYALSLSVVTNDPYGPIAFWLSMIPFTSPIAMVVRLPYGVPDWQLALSMLILIFGFIGTVWLASRIYRVGILMYGKKTSLKEMIKWFTYKN, encoded by the coding sequence ATGAACAAAATCTTACTCATTATACAAAGAGAATACTTATCCAGGGTAAAAAAGAAGTCGTTCATCATCATGACTTTAATCACCCCCCTTATCATCGCCGGTTTTTATGGCCTGATTATATACTTTTCCATTCAGGGCGTAAAGGGAACGTTCAATAAAGTTGCTGTAGTTAACCATAACAAGTCCTTAACCGAAAAATTAAATCCTACAAAAAATATAGGTTATACCTATGTCAGCGAATCGCTCGAAGAGATGAAGGCTTCATTAAAGACCGCGAAATACGACTATATTCTTTACCTTCCGGAATTCAGCATCAATTCTCCAAAAGGAATACAGCTGATTGGCAATAAACAGGCCGGACTTTCGCTCAGCAACCGGGTATCCGGAGATATTGAAGAACTGATCCGTACGCAGAAATTAAAAGCCTCCGGTATTTCCCAGACCGATCTGGATGGATTAAAGACGGATGTGAATATTGACACTAAAAAAATCGGTGAGACAGGAAAAGAAGAAGATTCCAGTGCAGGCGCCAGCACGATTATCGGTACCGCAGCCGGCATATTGATGTTTATGTTTATTCTCTTATACGGAATTCAGGTAATGCGCGGGGTGATTGAAGAGAAAACCAGCAGGATCATAGAAGTGATGATTTCTTCCGTAAAACCCTTCCAGCTGATGATGGGTAAGATCATCGGGATTGCACTCGTAGGTCTCACTCAGTTTATACTCTGGATTGTCCTTACCGCATCGATTTCCACGCTTGCAGTAACTGCTTTTGTGGGCAAAGATACCCTTCAACAGACTGCCGTTGCTTCAGCGGCTGTTAAAGCAAAAGATGGGACGAGTATTTCAGCCGGAATGAATAGTCAGGCAGACAGTCCGGTACTGGCTATGCAGAAAAGTCTGGCCAGTTTAGATCTGACTAAAATTATCCTGGTTTTTATTTTCTTCTTTATTGGTGGCTACTTATTTTACAGTGCACTCTATGCAGCCATTGGTTCGGCCGTAGATTCGGAGACGGAAACCCAGCAGTTCATGATGCCGGTAATGATGCCTTTACTGGTTGGTTATGCACTTTCCTTAAGTGTAGTAACCAATGATCCTTACGGGCCAATTGCTTTCTGGCTATCCATGATTCCGTTTACCTCTCCTATCGCTATGGTGGTACGCCTGCCTTATGGTGTTCCGGACTGGCAATTGGCACTATCTATGCTGATTCTGATTTTCGGATTCATTGGTACCGTTTGGCTGGCCTCCAGAATTTACAGAGTAGGTATCTTAATGTACGGTAAAAAGACCAGTCTGAAAGAAATGATAAAGTGGTTTACCTATAAAAATTAA
- a CDS encoding ABC transporter ATP-binding protein produces MLIIKNIVKQYASHRALDDVSLQVEKGKIFGLLGPNGAGKTSLIRIITQITGPDSGEVLFNGERLNVDHISQIGYLPEERGLYKKMEIGEQVLYLAKLKGLSTAEATKRIRFWFEKLEMADWWSKKVEDLSKGMQQKVQFVATVLHKPELIILDEPFSGFDPVNADIIKNEILELNKEGATFIFSTHRMESVEELCDNIALIHHSKKILDGPVKEIREQYRNQTYWLEYEGEYNIEQSKELFEVLQMETMKGKTRLKIKIREQQHTNQVLSALLPHVSINRLDEVIPTMNDIFIQKVKQQD; encoded by the coding sequence ATGCTAATTATAAAGAATATTGTTAAACAATACGCGAGCCACCGCGCATTGGACGACGTCAGTCTGCAGGTAGAAAAAGGCAAAATATTTGGTCTTCTTGGACCTAATGGTGCAGGAAAAACTTCCCTGATCAGAATCATCACTCAAATTACCGGTCCCGATAGCGGAGAAGTATTATTCAACGGAGAACGCCTTAATGTAGATCACATCTCTCAGATTGGCTATTTGCCGGAAGAAAGGGGCTTATACAAGAAAATGGAGATCGGGGAACAGGTTTTATACCTCGCCAAACTAAAAGGGCTAAGTACAGCTGAGGCGACCAAAAGAATCAGATTTTGGTTTGAAAAACTGGAAATGGCCGACTGGTGGAGTAAAAAAGTAGAAGACCTGAGTAAAGGAATGCAGCAAAAGGTACAGTTTGTGGCAACGGTTCTTCATAAGCCAGAGCTGATTATTCTGGACGAACCCTTCTCCGGCTTTGATCCCGTAAATGCAGACATTATTAAGAATGAGATTCTGGAACTCAATAAAGAAGGCGCCACCTTCATCTTTTCTACTCATAGAATGGAATCCGTTGAAGAACTTTGTGACAACATTGCGCTGATCCATCATTCCAAAAAAATATTGGATGGCCCGGTTAAAGAAATCAGAGAGCAATATCGTAACCAAACCTACTGGCTGGAATATGAAGGTGAGTATAATATCGAGCAATCAAAAGAACTCTTTGAAGTATTGCAAATGGAAACCATGAAAGGTAAAACCAGGCTAAAGATCAAAATCCGGGAACAGCAGCACACCAACCAGGTATTGTCGGCATTACTTCCACACGTATCCATTAACCGTCTGGATGAAGTGATCCCTACGATGAACGACATTTTCATTCAAAAAGTAAAACAACAAGACTAA